In the Wyeomyia smithii strain HCP4-BCI-WySm-NY-G18 chromosome 2, ASM2978416v1, whole genome shotgun sequence genome, one interval contains:
- the LOC129725717 gene encoding endoplasmic reticulum metallopeptidase 1-like: MWISKDHTIPLAVSLLIPAFGIGVYFLVYWNWSALPDGVLLAEEPLDGEPVFVSERAHNHLRVLTSHGPRVVGSSANEIYAVQFLLETIQAIIEQTDPSNLLTVEVQHASGSYFLDYKDYPITSYYRGVQNVVAALRTRDEHRFSGKYLLLNAHFDSAVSSPGAGDDGTMVVVMLEILRQVATHALNLRHGLIFLFNGCEENTMQGAHGFVTGHPLAANVSAFINLDVAANGGREIMFQSGPNFPFLMENYQRYAKRPYANSLGEEVFQLGLVPSFTDFETLSKVGHWPGLDFALASYGYLYHTMYDAFETISLETLQHIGENLLPLTIGLAGAEELSNIGEHEGGAATFFDFLHWFKLIYTQTVAYIINITLALVALGLIIATIVMMVRREGADLVEVLMECGLTLIVQTLSIAVGAGICILIAVIVDLCGRSMAWFSSTWLLYGLYFVPFIACLALGPNLYIHFRKMTFLHPQGRVLLFLHAQCFIYVALLLTLTIGGVRSAYILLFPIIFHSLATIINVIIKFKLNRWIYVQLACQFIPLVYFCSLTVTVFAVFIPMTGRGDAATNPDIMMALFCALMALLLVAMCLPLIVLIGKIYYFYALLGLMFVATVIVLATPVAFPFREEISPQRNYVFHQQSNFYHQNGTLRRSRQNFFIYPQDRHTPDNLFNDGILHPTKTHPIGSECDEELYCGFPMYINRYHRQREYSYWIEASTPPLFPEPVFLHLTQRQDLSSTTRLFRFTIEGPTLMGFYFSPIKGNRLVAWTFSEQIPPSGTPWNDQPVYYVNYLQAKSREPFEFFIEIECTSGVLSESPVVLVSVVGQYMYHDQYRNEEFKNLLSRMSPYMHTVAYPNYLESWEF; this comes from the exons AT GTGGATATCCAAGGATCACACGATCCCACTAGCGGTAAGTCTTCTCATTCCAGCGTTTGGAATTGGAGTTTACTTTCTGGTGTACTGGAATTGGTCTGCCCTGCCGGATGGAGTGCTGCTAGCGGAAGAG CCACTCGACGGCGAGCCTGTATTTGTGTCTGAACGAGCGCACAACCATCTGCGCGTGCTCACCAGTCATGGACCGCGTGTGGTTGGAAGCAGTGCGAACGAAATATATGCGGTACAGTTTTTGCTCGAAACGATTCAAGCCATCATCGAACAAACCGATCCGTCGAACCTGCTTACGGTTGAGGTCCAACATGCCTCGGGAAGCTACTTCCTAGACTACAAAGACTATCCCATCACCAGCTACTATCGCGGAGTACAGAATGTGGTGGCGGCTTTAAGAACACGAGACGAGCACCGGTTCAGTGGAAAATACTTATTGTTAAATGCTCACTTTGACAGTGCAGTTTCGTCCCCGGGTGCGGGGGATGACGGAACGATGGTCGTCGTCATGTTGGAGATTTTACGCCAAGTTGCCACACACGCACTAAACCTCCGCCATGgattgatttttctttttaacgGCTGCGAGGAGAATACGATGCAGGGAGCGCACGGATTCGTTACGGGACATCCTCTAGCGGCGAATGTTTCCGCCTTCATCAATCTGGACGTGGCAGCTAACGGGGGTCGAGAGATAATGTTCCAATCGGGGCCGAACTTTCCCTTCCTGATGGAGAACTATCAACGTTACGCAAAGCGACCTTACGCGAATTCGCTTGGAGAGGAAGTGTTCCAACTCGGTTTGGTGCCATCGTTCACGGACTTCGAAACCCTCTCGAAGGTTGGCCATTGGCCGGGGTTGGATTTCGCACTGGCCTCTTACGGTTATCTGTATCACACGATGTATGATGCTTTCGAGACTATTTCACTGGAAACGCTGCAGCACATAGGGGAGAATTTACTACCTCTGACTATCGGTTTGGCTGGAGCTGAAGAACTTAGCAACATTGGCGAACACGAGGGAGGCGCGGCAACGTTTTTTGACTTTCTACATTGGTTTAAGTTAATTTACACTCAGACCGTGGCATACATCATAAACATCACCTTAGCGCTGGTTGCGCTGGGGTTGATCATTGCCACAATTGTCATGATGGTGCGACGGGAAGGCGCCGATTTAGTGGAGGTTCTAATGGAGTGTGGACTAACGCTTATCGTGCAGACACTTTCGATCGCTGTAGGAGCCGGGATCTGCATACTGATAGCGGTCATCGTGGATCTGTGCGGCCGGTCTATGGCGTGGTTCTCATCAACCTGGTTACTGTACGGGCTTTACTTTGTACCGTTCATCGCCTGTCTGGCGCTGGGACCGAACCTCTACATTCACTTTCGGAAAATG aCATTTCTACACCCACAAGGCCGTGTACTGCTCTTCCTGCATGCACAATGCTTCATCTACGTTGCTTTACTGCTAACGCTTACAATCGGTGGAGTTCGTTCCGCATACATACTCCTGTTTCCCATTATTTTCCACTCACTGGCTACCATCATCAATGTGATCATAAAATTCAAACTAAACCGGTGGATCTACGTGCAGTTGGCCTGTCAGTTTATCCCGCTGGTTTATTTCTGCTCGCTCACCGTTACCGTGTTTGCCGTTTTCATCCCGATGACTGGCCGCGGAGATGCAGCGACGAACCCCGACATCATGATGGCACTGTTCTGTGCACTGATGGCCCTGCTGCTGGTGGCGATGTGtcttccgttgatcgttctcaTCGGTAAAATTTACTACTTTTACGCCCTGCTCGGGTTGATGTTTGTAGCGACGGTGATAGTGTTGGCCACACCTGTTGCTTTCCCGTTTCGTGAAGAGATTTCTCCGCAGCGAAATTATGTCTTT CACCAGCAAAGTAATTTCTACCACCAGAACGGAACGCTAAGACGCTCTCGACAAAACTTTTTCATATACCCACAGGATCGTCACACGCCAGATAACCTTTTTAACGACGGAATCCTGCATCCTACCAAAACCCACCCAATTGGCTCGGAGTGCGATGAAGAGTTGTACTGTGGTTTTCCGATGTACATCAACCGATACCATCGACAGCGCGAGTACAGTTACTGGATCGAGGCGAGCACGCCTCCCCTTTTTCCGGAACCGGTATTCTTGCACTTAACACAAAGGCAGGATCTATCGTCGACGACTAGGCTGTTCCGGTTCACGATCGAAGGTCCAACCCTGATGGGATTCTATTTTTCACCCATCAAAGGCAATCGTCTGGTGGCGTGGACATTCAGCGAACAGATTCCACCGAGCGGGACTCCCTGGAATGACCAACCGGTGTATTATGTGAACTATTTGCAAGCTAAGTCGAGGGAGCCATTTGAATTCTTCATTGAAATTGAATGTACGAGTGGGGTGCTTTCGGAGTCTCCTGTCGTGTTGGTGTCCGTCGTTGGCCAGTACATGTACCACGATCAATACAGGAATGAGGAGTTTAAAAACCTGCTAAGCCGAATGTCACCGTACATGCACACCGTAGCGTACCCAAACTATTTGGAAAGTTGGGAGTTTTGA